The genomic DNA TACGAGTTACCCGTTTGTGCTTCAACAGGAAATATTGGAAGAGGTGTTTCGTGAATTGCACAAAGTGAAGGACGAAATCATCGATGGTAGGTTGGTTTAATCTTCTCTTGAAAACCTGAGGAGGATCATTTACTCTCTCCTAATTCATGTTAATGAATATTTAAAAGGAAGCCTATCCAGCGGAATTGTGGGAGTTTGATAGTTATACACATGTGTAACCACTAGGTTGCACTAGATTCACAGAAAAGTACAAATGGATTTAAAACATCAAACTCTACAAAAGCAGTATCATGAATATTTGAATTTGTTACTTTCACAAGAAAAAGATGAATCCCTTTAAgacattataataataataataataactattaGTACTATTTTTGTTGTCGTTATGTGCTAATCTGTTTAATATTATCCCAATAAGTTTACCATTGCTCACCAAGAGGATATACATTGCTAAATTGCACATCAACTCTTAAATAGCCTACATgcataatatttaacatttgacATTTAGTGACATCAGcacgtttattaaataatatctAGAGAATGTTATAATAAAAGTCTCAGTAGACAATAACAGTGTTGATTAACTAAAAGGTTTTCTAAGTACAATGTAAGAACACATGCATGACAGATTGAAGGTATGTTGGCTATAAGATTATTATAGTATACTAAGATTAAGTGAAAATTTAAACTGGAGGCAAAGAAAATTAATTTTAGTTAAGTGGGGAAAAATTAGCTGAAATCGTATTCTGTACTTACAAAACTACTTATGAACTACTACTGtacttacaaaataaaataagatacagaggaaaaataaaatagttttagtATCAGGAGACTTTGCGGcaattttttttcacagctttGATGTGTCCgtggtaaacaaaaaaaaaaaaaaacttcttgtGTCTGTATAGCAGAATCTATTCTGCAACTTCTTAATTAACTTCTTCATTTTTCTCATGAATTACAAACAAAATTAAGACTAAAACTAATAAGCAGATTATCAATACATTAACATACCAAAAACAATTCTATACAAGTACCATATCATTGTATATCATATAAAGCATTGTAATAAAAACCTAGCAAAAATACAACATAATAATGGTAATTGAATAAACACTGGCTTCTGTGTTTTTAGGAATAAAAGAGCAGCTGAGAGCAGCTTCTTCTGTTAGTTTAACTATCTAAAAATCCACTACATATGGCATTCAGTACACAAATAGGCCAAAGTATTCACAATAATAACAATGGTGAAATATCCCACAGAATAATTACATTCAAAAAATATATTGATGTAAGTAAAATCACTAAGTaactttttatgttttactttgTTTGGCAATGTTAAAGTGTTAAAGTCTGTAGTGTAGCTGTGGAAGAGCAACAACACAGGATGAGTAGAAAATGATCAGATTTACTCAAAGATGTGTAAAGGTGTCCAGTGGTGAAGATGTGTTGGGAAATGTAACCTGTACTAATATTTTAAgcttaacaaattaaaaaactaatttaaaaaggTAGAAATGAAATTAATGCACATATGAGTTTTGAATTGTATCAGTTTTGCTATTTTTGTGCAGGTTATTGCTCACAGTAGCGCTGCATGTGTCTGACAGTATACATCAGTTTTGTCAGGAAGCAAAAATAAACCACACTGATGATGTAGAGCTCTCAAATATGacacacttttttctctctccttacAGCCATTAGACATGAACTCAGTCGAGTTAGCACAACATAATCTTTCAGCGCGACCCCCCCCCTCCCAGACGTGAGCCACCTTTTTTTCAAACCATTGctcctgcagcagctgctggggccctaaagaagaagaggaggaggaggcggagtcAGGACGGGAGGCCCAAACTGTGACATCTACTCATCACGTTCAGCTGCGGTGTTGAAGCACTGGTGCAAACGTTGCTGTAACACCTCAGACGTGTCTGTGTAacatttgatttgtttgtttctgagaGGAATACGTGAATGGGGCGCACTCTCGCACCAGTTGCTCtcatttctttgtctgtttgtttgcccAGTTCTCTCCTCTGTCTTTGGTCCAAAGGATATTTGATGCTATGATTTTAATTGCTTTActttttcacagattttttaAATCGTCATTACTGtcactttcattattattcctATCATTCTTATGATTGTAAGCGTGATGTCAGTAATGAGTAATAGTAGTAGGGTAGTAGGGGCAATGGTAATAATGAGGAAATAATAATGAGAATATGATAGTAATGATAATGTGGATATAATATTGCACATCACTTTATGTCAGTGTTTTAAATTTTATAtcggttgttttcattttgttgttttctttgttttttttagatgcaTTTGCGAGATCatcctcttttttctcttcacctgatataaaatattttttaaagattttttatcCTTTTCACAGTTATGTGTGGAACcatggcagaaaaaaaacaagacaaaacataaaaaacagacCTTGAACTGAAACCAATGTTGGAGTAAACACAAATTTTGGATATTGCAATCTTATGAAatccaaaaaaataaacactaaaaaaagagaaaataataaaaataattaaatacaccCGAGTATTTGTGATCATGTTGTTAATGAAATGTTTATTGGCTGCAAGGATATGGTGAAgtattgttcattttattttctccttttacGACAAAGTGCTTCCTGGTTTGAGAACAacgacaaaaaacaaaaaaaatataacgGAAGTTTAAAATGAATTGAAATAAACTGTAAAACACGTCTTGGATAAATGAGGTGGTCTCTttccttttgtgtgtttgttttgcttctttgcagtttttgtCTGCTGTCATTGAAACAGGTGCCATAAATTACTGCTGCTGAAACACATGTGAGCGCTTTTGTGCAGTctcagtgtgtttttaaagtgcacaTTTGTGTAGCCTGTTTGTGTAATGAATGCCCCTGCAGAGATATTCAGTCAACGATCAGTTATGTGATACAGTTTTTACATATGATTTGGTGATGAGACCATTCACAATTCAACCACTGGAGTGTAACGTGTTCCTTAAAGACCACATTTACAAAATACAGTATTCACTAAATATTATTACTATCATTATATGAAGATTGCTTTTTAAAACCTTTCATAGTGAGCTGTGTAGTTATTTTCACATCTTTGTTTATATTGCTGTGTTTTCAAAAGAATGAATCAACCCACATAAAAAGCCCATCAAGACACAACATGAACTGCAGGGTTGTTGTTCACTGATAAAACTTCATATAACTTCTGAGTGCAAACACCGCACCAGCTGCTACACCACGGCTGTCCAAGCCGCTGTACTCGACACGTTCTGATTAGTGAGGCCAGCAGGTGTGAAGGACCACTTTGTTCTCATCGCTCAAACATATACACTCACCCGCTTGTTACAGCCACGGTGCacaaaagagcatctctgaacacacaacgCATCAAGCCTTGAAGAAGATGGGCCAGAGCAGCATATAAAGACACCTGATGTCACTAGTCAGATACAAACAGGAAACTTAGACTATGGTTTGCAAAGGCTCAAGACTGGATGTATGCTTGAGGTCACAGGTTACAGAGCTAGAAATATCAATATatcttatatttttatattttattttgttgggttattttttatacttaaaaaaaacaaacaaacaaaattcatTTGTGATGTATAGTTGATAAAGTTAAACcaggaaaaaatataaatatcacctATGCccatcaaaaacacattttttttaagttgcctaTTTTGTTTGTTGCCctttttaaagtacatttgGGATCTCCTCGCTCTACCCAGTGATTTGCTGTATTTTAGAAGCAATTATCATTTGATTAATGTTGCATAAATCAGGTGAGGTTCAGAGATATTTGCAGTAATATTAGCACAAGTGAAACTATGCATTTGTCATAGTATTAATAACAacacaaattattattattattaataatgataataaattgTCACCCTGTTTGTGCAACTAAACCAGAAACTGTGTATAACCTCATGTTTACGAACTTTGGGAACCCCCACTATCGCTAGTAGCACTGTTATCGCTGGGTTCAGTGAAGTCTCGCGATGTTTCCTTGTGACAGAGGATAGTGGCGACGAGAACTGGCGTGGGACGGAGTGAAGAGAGTTGTTATCGAAGAGGGAGAAGAGACAGCGGCAGGAGCAGAGCAGggggtgtgtgagtgtgtttgtgaggtCCTAAAAGGAGCACAACACGGCGTGAATGAGAGAGACAAGCTGGCGAATTTCAACATGGCATCCGGAGATACGCTGTACATTGAGACAGACGGCTCGGAGATGCCGGCCGAGATTGTGGAGCTCCACGAGATAGAGGTAGAGACGATACCGGTGGAAACTATCGAGACCACGGTGGTCGGCGGggatgacgacgacgacgacgacgggCAACCCATGATCGCGCTCCAGCCACTGGTCACGGACGACCCCAGCTCGATCCACCACCACCAGGAGGTTATCCTAGTCCAGACCCGGGAGGAGGTGGTCGGTGGGGATGACTCGGATCTGCATACGGACGGCGGTGGAGGGTTTGAGGACCAGATCCTCATCCCGGTGCCGGCTCCTGGGGTGGAGGACGAGTATATTGAGCAGACTTTAGTGACTGTGGCTGGGAAGAGCTCAGTGGGTCGGGTGAAACGAGGAGGCGGCACTGGTGGGAAGAAAGCGGGCAAAAAGAGCTATTTAAGCGGCGCTGAGGCCGGCGGAAGAAAATGGGAACAGAAGCAGGTGCAAATAAAGACACTGGAGGGGGAATTTTCTGTTACAATGTGGGCATCGGGTAAGTAACCTTAGCCTAGCTGTGTTTTAACAGCTCCGTTGTTAGCCGTTGCATGAGGCCTCATTACCAGGGCGTTGTCCTGCTGCACCAGACTAGTTCCTGGAGTGCTCCGCCGCACCTCCATGAGAAGCGACGTGTAACACAATTTTTCGATCCAAACCCCCGCTGTAGTATAtcgaaatgtttttgttttgaaggGAGGCCATGTTTTAGGTGTTGCTGGGCGCCGCCATATTCCCCGAGACGAGTAAGTATGGCGGCGGCCCCGAAAAAATGGCGATAGTCGTGGCCAGGCAGAGATGGCGGCGGTGCTCGGGGGAGTGAGAGAGAAGCAGCTGGGTTTCGGGGGGTTTTCTTCTCTTTAGGCCGCGAAATTGTGGCACTTTAAATGCACAAAAGCAACTGATACAGTACCTAGGTGTCTACTGTGTGATATTCGCTTATATTATGAGTCGGGAGCTGTTTAGCAGTTAGCTctggctgctgttgctgctagTTAACCAGACAGCTCTGCTTCTGCATAAGGCTAGCTCCATTAGGCTAGGTGCAGAGTGATACTGAGCAGGTGGGAATTTATAATCGCATAAAAGGCTTTTATGGGCTAAACGAGAGCTCATATTATCTGTGCCTGTGATTTATATTACACAAACTATATAAAGAACTGTTTATCAGAATAACTTTTAGCAATATACTTGTCTACATGTTTTCTGAGTGGACACCGCAGTCATCTATTTTTAGTGCTCTCTGCTGGTTGGTAGTGAGTAGGAGTcatttacacacatgcacatcttATTTGCACGCTTATcttgttatgtgtttgtgtgttagcgtctctttgtgtttgtgtgttttatgtcatttgaattatttttgtttaacaTATTTCAAACATGGAATTAATTCCCAGTTTGCATAATCTCTTGAAAACAAAACTATTGTAAACAAGATACTTATttgaattaagaaaaaaataacaagttaaAGTTTGCAAAGTAAAGGTAGCCATATGGTGAATAACAGGTAAACACCCTAATGTGAATATGTGCTTTTATATTCATTTCTCCTGggtaattatatttaaaaaaaaaacccaggggGCACATGTTTCCAGCCTCCTGAGGCTTGTAGCCAGGGTAACACCAATATGTTATCGGTTCAGTCTCTGTAATGTGTTTCTAGATGATAATAAAGACATTGACCATGAATCGGTGGTGGAGGAGCAGATTGTTGGGGAGAACTCTCCTCCGGATTACTCCGAGTACATGACGGGGAAGAAGCTGCCCCCTGGTGGTATCCCGGGGATCGACCTTTCAGACCCAAAACAGCTGGCTGAGTTTGccaggtgagtgtgtgtgtgtgccagcacCCCTGCGTCAGTCATCCCCAGCTGTAAACAGACCTGTTTACACTGTCCACACAGTTCTGATGAATATGCACAACAATACCGCTGCTGCTCACGAATGCCATGAGTCTGAAAGGTCAAAAACACACAGGGTAAATTTTAGCTGCACTCTGCTAAACTCTGGAGTTTTTTTCCTTAGTTTTCCTCCCAAGAATTAAAATGTCAAGGTTTGGTTACAAAATGTAATTAGGATTTAATA from Maylandia zebra isolate NMK-2024a linkage group LG15, Mzebra_GT3a, whole genome shotgun sequence includes the following:
- the yy1b gene encoding transcriptional repressor protein YY1b isoform X2 produces the protein MASGDTLYIETDGSEMPAEIVELHEIEVETIPVETIETTVVGGDDDDDDDGQPMIALQPLVTDDPSSIHHHQEVILVQTREEVVGGDDSDLHTDGGGGFEDQILIPVPAPGVEDEYIEQTLVTVAGKSSVGRVKRGGGTGGKKAGKKSYLSGAEAGGRKWEQKQVQIKTLEGEFSVTMWASDIDHESVVEEQIVGENSPPDYSEYMTGKKLPPGGIPGIDLSDPKQLAEFARMKPRKVKEDDAPRTIACPHKGCTKMFRDNSAMRKHLHTHGPRVHVCAECGKAFVESSKLKRHQLVHTGEKPFQCTFEGCGKRFSLDFNLRTHVRIHTGDRPYVCPFDGCNKKFAQSTNLKSHILTHAKAKNNQ
- the yy1b gene encoding transcriptional repressor protein YY1b isoform X1 encodes the protein MASGDTLYIETDGSEMPAEIVELHEIEVETIPVETIETTVVGGDDDDDDDGQPMIALQPLVTDDPSSIHHHQEVILVQTREEVVGGDDSDLHTDGGGGFEDQILIPVPAPGVEDEYIEQTLVTVAGKSSVGRVKRGGGTGGKKAGKKSYLSGAEAGGRKWEQKQVQIKTLEGEFSVTMWASDDNKDIDHESVVEEQIVGENSPPDYSEYMTGKKLPPGGIPGIDLSDPKQLAEFARMKPRKVKEDDAPRTIACPHKGCTKMFRDNSAMRKHLHTHGPRVHVCAECGKAFVESSKLKRHQLVHTGEKPFQCTFEGCGKRFSLDFNLRTHVRIHTGDRPYVCPFDGCNKKFAQSTNLKSHILTHAKAKNNQ